In Temnothorax longispinosus isolate EJ_2023e chromosome 2, Tlon_JGU_v1, whole genome shotgun sequence, one DNA window encodes the following:
- the Htt gene encoding huntingtin isoform X1, which produces MAHLNGVLKAVETLNALRESDAPSDPGSRYERRKEKVSCCAIIVEGICSPTVRQNPKFPQILSATIETLLALCNDEESDVRMVADESLNKIIRAMVDSNVVKIQIELYNEIKRNGPARILRAALWRFGLLSHMIRPSRGKAYVANLIPCIVIIAHRSEDTVIETLSQSLPLIFKVLGPFMTDKDVKNLLRAFFENISSPQAAFRRAAANMILTTCINCRKPQFFLNYVMDYTLDIITSGRNADDHSSTVIGVFGCLRVILPYICKPSEPEDSETQQIDNLLHIYELCLHYTKWHSDHNVINAALETLAQLLKMPPKPLVSVLLSSKGITQSRIMSNQNACIPSLGHMSISSASTAHGGNSDSILNLHEPDIPEITPNAEWIADTETTLPETCNPQTQIECTSDVTETKEKMLESYCHLKIETTTDNEIAEEGSDAESEIEKSEKAPYPSLQSEHSKEEDYSEETTFSFASPKKSSLDFALYEADVGSFTDSDMPVKFCCRYLVSSFLLAGKPGQLVSDKLFRVSVKSLALTCVGYILKLYPHLFTMTVAKESSCNETNQLIADILLFANHPDPQIRGNVAVVVGIFLKSVFVQYGGSFRNFETESLARQGHGNILLEDMIKLLLKGLNDDSATTCRQTLDALNLCLPELLDSINNEHGLTILTALPKLMKNPYFLVKVKLADLLSKLSYITIEHITGQSLFQEHFIDVIIALLGDQDQRVRHAASDAIVKSIPRLYFRHPQEDTITRKATQYTQQYLSAVTSSISELSSYQDKHKPFVNTSIKPFVFLNYYNGTNYDSSLEYSLSRIVNILTEILTVHSSKYLIYGCCETLFCLSEAYPTTIYVRGWDCILPKTLLKKSKKNSDRSDTNDFSFVNEMVSSPMCSGLLSLALPLLTSSTISLDLSTHRHLILLAGNLTSGLAVCNFKTGSDPMKLWNMCKDRYMELLMTHITRVLNIFVHVIDEVQLMQASAKPVLPSLSTQTLSPRKKIMSEQKSKEKGEKIGVLKSGKEQTGTFIGMPHYMRIYDILKAAHSNYSVTLQHEASEMYISLLNATLDVLSQILEIASVNDAGRIAEEVLCYLKTTVVLSPTATVQCVQQLLKCLFGTNVCAQWSELDVQKNVERCGTLQDDARGFYNQCFQHPARQMANTIKCIGNNCRGENEPDNGWIGLLRRKSDRKFSSVFKTLARSSDQKTSVASFIRLFEPMVIKSLKQYTVTSNIALQCQVLMLLSQLVQLKVNYCLLDSDKIFIGFVLKQFEFIEEGHVQQTEDLLPRMFNFLVHLSYEKNHSKVIIGVPKIIQLCDGLMASGQPAISHCIPALAPVIEDIFLIRNGSSSVVEQRELETTRDVLIAMLLRLVEYHEVVELLALCLAESRFSGDGNGEEKWRRWSRLTMDTVLPILAAGKLRVESEKAHVALVKLFAAISPTVFRPVDPLLKILFTASISATAPILKLQRWLGMINVVLLSLISCAKEEAMLARLSDLSVCVSDVSHLCSPLRSSSSRECADPLNASSVQSRQMPPEQVLARFIFKVINLISTKVFSLLGLINHKSADPFVDFSDYTADDNYLVHQFAFFLQLCIHMFESGSHCKVANATMQMIQGRNVSDEEKLLIDDLNYLMLSIGNVCPTVTCQWAYLMILLGYNEMSFWSKVLGTNKSDVRTNERKMRDCINTSTNIQIIRRGGIILFCDYICENLNDVEPLTWLLVNHIEEAINVAVESPVRDLLTTAIHRNPSASGLLVQAVATKCTDLSQPSFIKRLLQCIEGAHHSQSGAVIMTLIPRLLSTKYLALSRMAAKIASRRVEILLTTSAEDVKDQLSKDDIVKIMDILQTTKLARKHGGLVSLLNKLAVQYYDLSPLELDQCRPFNPSTVKSIQLDRNWFLSQVRLRCCHASAGNNPMELAQLLKDLDLDDCLSILSCKEFNLKILKHCVILGARLTVEKCQKLEFGKAQSEKDFDFDASPLYVAAKQCLLEHIHYICEFVPKPHQIYNPEADNSSGKELKYATRFSELLSDALYWEILFTIIPTVKIYMKTLPKLAKYNVAKIDMKFEEDIAKFSILCLELAHWMIYSDRKGTHRLRPHDMELTLSCAAEILRHAAPSKIFGEKNARHTWVCSAAISLTRVVESILTTVDPLPTMDCQALEPALQDEDTKDYARACIQMASIVAWLEKCQADGTTRNIPPYLFNTIKSLVISISRQALVNSYILTPPLVWKRGCHIVGSGPTKCYFPLMSSESNLLQEVDVLEQFIYRVNLLGWTSRSQFEEIWMAYLSVLNFLQNENTPSDEIAALIQASSLAIQAITRLLLETLLLPCPGNPGASTLIHHPRDPQLSVHKTSSQKLFAVQELLLWKYEYMNDADNKNGLKLDHIFQRGNVERTAVLDRYMYSQLSVSYLWSLCNLYEDKLNASVLDLKNRRNDALMSASLDLDSCLRFLIEHYTIWTSPQANTPVQLLTEIVKSILAISELFLERSQYQWMLDVCLEVSRVHPTENAILHQYLAVSVCKAAAVLTPLDLDTLDKVKRIVDVNLKSVFLASRVSALHGSLYLLQSAVLAKCEETMNIIHPLAIEYIQKHIDSQDSNSILSQSEEHQGVMWALVFFLLEHAEDTPPDTEAPAVLELVLSLVTSQNISYGLHQTLLQGLERLVATKSVVGKVAEQIVKVAMDRLKQPSPLLALPALQLLLTCMYTEAADRLNQPGVEEPLPDVEPETLVRSIERTSAIFDKIRKGHSMEVEVLCTVLSCLLGDFFPPSEILTKVIGEFLSPQQPHPRLLSAVVFKVCEKACTCTEMELLQDWVVFSLPNFIQSLPMAMSTWCLSCFFISASTNHWLRALFPYVQSRIGKYEYEDKKILCIAASDFYHKLPKESQKKAFVETFEAAAKEPGTPFSDILASF; this is translated from the exons ATGGCTCACCTGAACGGGGTGCTGAAGGCTGTGGAGACGCTCAATGCTCTACGGGAGTCGGATGCTCCGTCGGATCCCGGCTCGAGGTATGAGCG TAGGAAGGAGAAGGTCTCCTGTTGCGCGATCATCGTCGAGGGGATATGCTCGCCGACTGTCAGGCAGAACCCCAAGTTCCCACAGATTCTAAGTGCCACCATCGAAACGCTGCTGGCACTCTGCAACGATGAGGAATCCGACGTCAGGATGGTCGCGGACGAGTCTCTCAACAAGATTATAAGG GCGATGGTCGACAGTAACGTCGTTAAGATCCAGATAGAGCTTTACAATGAGATAAAGAGAAACGGACCTGCACGCATACTGAGGGCTGCGCTTTGGAGATTTGGCCTGCTGAGTCACATGATACGCCCTTCGAGGGGTAAAGCTTACGTGGCAAATCTGATCCCGTGCATAGTGATCATCGCACATCGGTCGGAGGATACTGTGATTGAAACATTATCGCAGTCGTTACCATTAATTTTCAAAGTATTAGGGCCATTTATGACAGACAAGGATGTCAAG AATTTACTGAGGGCgttctttgaaaatatctcTTCTCCTCAAGCAGCTTTTCGTAGGGCGGCAGCTAATATGATTCTGACAACGTGCATAAATTGCAGGAAGCCAcagttctttttaaattatgtgatGGATTATACGTTAG ATATAATAACGTCAGGAAGAAACGCCGACGATCATTCCTCAACTGTTATCGGCGTCTTTGGATGCCTGAGAGTGATTTTACCTTACATATGTAAACCCTCGGAGCCCGAAGACAGCGAGACACAACAGATAGATAACTTGTTACACATTTATGAATTGTGTTTGCACTATACAAAATGGCATTCTGATCATAATGTCATAAATGCAGCTTTAGAGACTTTGGCGCAACTCCTGAAAATGCCGCCAAAGCCGTTGGTGTCTGTTTTATTGTCTTCGAAGGGTATAACGCAAAGCAGAATAATGTCTAATCAAAACGCATGCATTCCATCGCTGGGTCACATGAGCATTTCCAGCGCGAGTACTGCCCATGGCGGAAATTCGGATTCCATCTTAAACTTGCACGAGCCTGATATTCCGGAAATTACTCCAAATGCAGAGTGGATCGCAGATACGGAAACGACATTGCCAGAGACGTGTAATCCACAAACGCAGATCGAGTGTACGAGCGACGTGACGGAGACGAAAGAAAAGATGTTGGAGAGTTATTGTCATCTGAAAATTGAAACAACCACTGACA ACGAGATTGCGGAAGAAGGTAGCGATGCCGAAAGCGAGATCGAAAAGTCCGAAAAAGCGCCGTATCCAAGCCTGCAAAGTGAACACTCGAAGGAGGAAGATTACTCCGAAGAGACTACTTTCTCGTTCGCTTCCCCTAAGAAATCCTCTCTGGATTTCGCGTTGTACGAAGCTGATGTCGGGAGTTTTACCGACTCGGATATGCCCGTTAAGTTTTGCTGCCGTTACTTGGTGTCGTCCTTTTTGTTGGCGGGCAAACCCGGGCAATTAGTATCGGACAAGTTATTTCGCGTTAGCGTAAAGTCTCTCGCTCTGACATGCGTGGGTTACATTCTCAAACTTTATCCGCACCTGTTTACCATGACTGTGGCCAAAGAATCAAGCTGCAATGAGACAAACCAATTGATTGCAGACATTTTGCTATTTGCCAATCACCCAGATCCTCAGATCAGAGGTAATGTAGCGGTGGTGGTTGGAATCTTTTTAAAGTCTGTATTTGTTCAGTACGGCGGGTCCTTTCGCAACTTTGAGACGGAATCTCTAGCTCGACAAGGGCATGGAAATATATTGTTGGAAGACATGATAAAGTTACTTTTAAAA GGCTTGAACGATGATTCCGCGACCACTTGCCGTCAAACGTTGGACGCGTTGAACCTCTGCTTGCCAGAGTTACTAGATTCCATCAACAATGAACACGGTCTTACCATCTTAACTGCGTTGCCAAAACTTATGAAAAATCCATATTTTCTCGTGAAAGTAAAATTAGCGGACTTGTTGAGCAAGTTATCGTATATTACAATAGAGCACATAACGGGGCAATCGTTATTCCAAGAACACTTTATCGACGTTATAATAGCGTTATTAGGTGATCAAGATCAAAGGGTGAGACACGCCGCATCAGACGCGATTGTTAA GAGTATTCCGCGTTTATATTTCCGACACCCTCAAGAGGATACCATTACGAGGAAGGCCACGCAATACACTCAACAGTATTTAAGCGCGGTAACGTCAAGTATCTCGGAACTGTCGTCGTACCAAGATAAACATAAGCCGTTCGTGAACACGTCCATCAAGCCCTTTGTATTTCTGAATTATTATAACGGGACGAATTACGATTCTAGTCTGGAATACTCTCTATCCCGTATAGTTAATATCCTAACGGAGATACTGACGGTGCATTCGTCGAAGTATCTAATATACGGATGTTGCGAGACCCTCTTCTGTTTGAGCGAGGCTTATCCTACTACGATTTACGTCAGAGGATGGGACTGTATCCTACCAAAGACGTTActgaaaaaatctaagaagAACAGCGACCGATCGGACACTAATGACTTTAGTTTCGTGAATGAGATGGTTTCCTCCCCGATGTGCAGCGGTCTCTTGTCACTGGCATTACCGCTATTAACGTCGTCGACCATTAGCTTAGATTTGTCCACGCATCGACACTTGATCCTCCTCGCTGGCAATCTGACTTCCGGGTTAGCCGTCTGCAACTTTAAGACCGGCAGTGATCCGATGAAACTTTGGAACATGTGTAAGGACAGATACATGGAACTACTGATGACGCACATCACGAGAGTTCTCAATATCTTCGTTCACGTCATCGACGAGGTGCAGCTAATGCAGGCAAGCGCCAAGCCCGTGTTGCCGTCCTTGTCCACGCAAACGTTGTCGCCCAGGAAGAAAATCATGTCGGAGCAAAAATCGAAGGAGAAGGGAGAAAAGATCGGCGTCTTGAAGAGCGGGAAGGAGCAAACGGGAACGTTCATCGGCATGCCGCATTATATGAGGATATATGATATTCTGAAGGCGGCGCATTCCAATTATTCGGTCACTCTGCAGCACGAGGCCAGCGAGATGTATATTTCCCTGCTGAACGCGACGCTGGACGTTCTCTCGCAGATCCTTGAAATCGCGTCCGTCAACGATGCAGGTAGAATAGCGGAAGAGGTATTATGTTACCTAAAAACCACCGTCGTATTGTCGCCAACAGCAACGGTTCAATGTGTGCAGCAACTGCTGAAATGCTTGTTCGGCACGAACGTGTGCGCGCAGTGGAGCGAGCTGGACGTGCAGAAGAATGTGGAACGATGCGGTACGCTGCAAGATGATGCCAGGGGTTTTTATAATCAGTGCTTTCAACACCCCGCCAGACAAATGGCGAACACGATCAAATGCATTGGGAATAATTGCAGAGGCGAAAATGAGCCGGATAACGG GTGGATAGGATTGCTGCGCAGAAAAAGCGACCGTAAATTTTCGTCGGTGTTTAAGACCTTGGCGCGATCCTCGGATCAGAAGACGTCCGTCGCGTCTTTTATCCGGCTCTTCGAACCGATGGTTATAAAGTCTCTGAAGCAGTACACTGTTACGAGTAACATCGCGCTGCAGTGCCAGGTTCTGATGCTGCTGAGTCAGCTGGTCCAACTGAAGGTCAATTATTGTCTGCTGGACTCCGACAAAATATTCATCGGATTCGTGTTAAAACAGTTTGAATTTATCGAGGAGGGCCACGTACAACAAACCGAGGATCTGTTGCCGAGAATGTTCAATTTCTTGGTGCACCTGTCGTACGAGAAGAATCATTCCAAGGTGATAATAGGCGTGCCGAAGATAATTCAGTTATGCGACGGTCTGATGGCGAGCGGACAGCCGGCAATCTCGCACTGTATACCCGCGCTCGCGCCCGTCATCGAGGATATCTTTCTTATTCGTAATGGAAGCTCGAGCGTGGTCGAGCAACGGGAGTTGGAAACAACGAGGGACGTGCTAATAGCCATGCTGCTGCGTTTGGTGGAATATCACGAGGTAGTCGAACTCTTGGCGCTATGTTTGGCCGAGTCCAGATTTAGCGGGGACGGTAATGGCGAGGAGAAATGGCGAAGATGGTCCAGACTAACAATGGACACTGTGCTTCCAATACTGGCCGCCGGGAAGCTCAGAGTAGAATCCGAGAAGGCTCACGTCGCGTTGGTGAAACTATTCGCGGCAATCTCGCCCACAGTCTTCCGGCCGGTGGATCCGCTCCTGAAGATACTGTTCACCGCGTCAATATCCGCGACCGCTCCAATCCTCAAACTGCAGCGCTGGTTAGGCATGATCAACGTCGTGCTGCTCTCGTTGATCTCCTGCGCGAAGGAAGAGGCGATGCTGGCGCGTCTCTCGGACCTAAGCGTATGCGTATCGGACGTGTCGCATCTGTGCTCGCCACTTCGGAGCTCTTCCTCCCGCGAATGTGCGGATCCGTTGAACGCCTCGAGCGTCCAGTCGCGCCAAATGCCGCCTGAGCAGGTATTAGCCAGATTTATATTCAAGGTGATCAATCTGATAAGCACGAAGGTGTTCAGTCTGCTCGGTCTGATAAATCACAAGTCCGCGGATCCCTTTGTCGATTTCTCCGATTACACGGCGGACGACAATTACCTCGTCCATCAGTTCGCGTTCTTCCTGCAATTGTGCATTCATATGTTCGAGTCCGGCAGTCATTGCAAAGTGGCGAATGCAACGATGCAGATGATTCAGGGGCGCAACGTGTCCGATGAGGAGAAGTTGCTCATTGACGACTTGAACTACTTGATGCTCAGTATCGGGAATGTGTGCCCGACGGTGACGTGCCAATGGGCGTATTTGATGATCCTGTTAGGATATAACGAGATGTCCTTCTGGTCGAAGGTATTGGGCACCAACAAGTCCGATGTCCGGACGAACGAGAGGAAGATGCGCGATTGCATCAATACTAGTACAAACATTCAAATTATTAGAAGAGGCGGGATTATATTATTCTGTGATTACATATGCGAGAATCTCAACGACGTAGAACCGCTAACGTGGCTGTTGGTGAATCATATAGAGGAGGCGATAAACGTCGCCGTCGAATCTCCGGTGAGGGATCTGTTGACCACGGCGATACACAGGAATCCGTCGGCAAGCGGGCTGTTGGTGCAAGCCGTGGCGACGAAGTGCACGGATTTGTCGCAGCCCAGTTTCATAAAGCGCCTGCTGCAGTGTATCGAGGGCGCGCATCACTCGCAAAGCGGCGCGGTTATAATGACCCTGATACCGCGGCTATTGTCCACCAAATATCTCGCTCTGTCGAGAATGGCAGCGAAGATCGCCAGTCGCCGAGTAGAGATACTGTTGACCACCAGCGCGGAGGATGTAAAGGACCAGTTATCGAAGGACGACATCGTGAAGATCATGGACATCTTGCAGACCACCAAGCTGGCGAGGAAGCACGGCGGCTTGGTCAGCCTACTGAACAAGTTGGCTGTACAATATTACGATCTGTCACCGTTGGAGCTCGACCAATGCAGACCGTTCAACCCATCCACCGTGAAGAGCATTCAGTTGGATCGGAATTGGTTCCTGTCTCAAGTAAGACTGCGATGCTGCCACGCGAGCGCCGGCAACAATCCCATGGAATTAGCGCAACTATTGAAGGATCTGGACTTAGACGATTGCCTAAGTATTCTCTCTTGTAAAGAGTTCAATCTGAAGATCTTGAAGCACTGCGTGATATTGGGAGCTCGACTCACCGTTGAGAAGTGCCAAAAGTTGGAATTTGGAAAAGCGCAGAGCGAGAAGGATTTTGATTTCGATGCTAGCCCTCTGTACGTCGCTGCCAAGCAGTGTTTGTTGGAGCATATTCATTATATCTGCGAGTTCGTGCCGAAACCACATCAAATTTACAATCCGGAGGCGGATAACAGCAGCGGAAAGGAACTGAAGTACGCTACGAGATTCTCCGAGCTGCTGAGCGACGCTCTGTATTGGGAGATCCTCTTCACGATAATCCCAACTGTCAAGATTTACATGAAGACGTTACCGAAACTGGCCAAATATAACGTGGCGAAGATTGACATGAAATTCGAAGAGGATATCGCAAAGTTCTCTATCCTGTGCCTCGAACTGGCGCATTGGATGATCTATTCGGACAGGAAAGGTACTCATAGATTGCGGCCGCACGACATGGAGCTCACGCTGAGTTGCGCGGCCGAAATTCTGCGGCACGCCGCTCCAAGTAAAATTTTCGGTGAGAAGAACGCGCGTCACACTTGGGTTTGTTCCGCGGCGATCTCTCTGACGAGAGTCGTGGAGAGTATTCTGACGACGGTGGACCCCTTGCCGACTATGGATTGCCAAGCGCTGGAGCCGGCTCTCCAGGACGAGGATACGAAGGACTACGCCCGGGCGTGCATTCAAATGGCGTCGATAGTGGCCTGGCTCGAGAAGTGTCAGGCGGATGGCACCACGAGGAACATACCACCGTATCTGTTTAACACGATAAAATCACTGGTTATCAGCATAAGTCGCCAGGCATTAGTAAATTCTTACATCTTGACGCCTCCGTTGGTGTGGAAACGGGGCTGTCATATCGTCGGCTCGGGTCCCACCAAGTGCTACTTTCCACTGATGTCGTCCGAATCCAATCTGCTGCAGGAGGTGGACGTCTTGGAGCAGTTTATCTACCGGGTAAATCTACTGGGTTGGACGTCCAGGTCGCAGTTCGAGGAGATCTGGATGGCGTATCTGAGCGTGCTTAACTTCCTGCAAAACGAGAACACGCCCTCGGACGAGATCGCGGCTTTGATCCAAGCGAGCAGCCTGGCGATTCAAGCGATAACGAGATTATTGCTGGAAACCCTGCTGCTACCGTGTCCCGGCAATCCCGGCGCCAGCACCCTGATCCACCATCCGAGAGATCCCCAGCTTTCCGTGCATAAGACCAGCTCCCAGAAGCTGTTTGCGGTACAGGAGCTGCTCCTATGGAAGTATGAATACATGAACGACGCGGATAATAAAAATGGCTTGAAATTGGACCACATATTCCAGCGGGGCAACGTAGAGAGAACCGCGGTTTTAGACAGATATATGTACAGCCAACTGTCGGTCTCTTATTTGTGGTCCCTGTGCAATCTATACGAGGACAAGTTGAACGCTTCCGTTCTCGACTTGAAGAACAGACGGAACGACGCGCTGATGTCGGCCTCCCTCGATCTAGACTCCTGCTTGCGCTTTCTGATCGAGCACTACACCATCTGGACGTCACCGCAGGCTAACACGCCCGTACAGCTGCTGACGGAAATCGTCAAGTCGATTCTAGCGATCTCGGAACTCTTCCTCGAGAGATCGCAGTACCAGTGGATGCTGGACGTGTGCCTGGAAGTTTCGAGGGTTCATCCAACGGAAAATGCGATCTTGCATCAATACCTGGCCGTCTCTGTGTGTAAAGCCGCCGCCGTTCTAACGCCTTTG GACTTGGACACGTTGGATAAAGTGAAGCGTATAGTGGATGTTAATTTGAAGTCGGTATTCCTAGCTTCCAGAGTATCCGCGCTTCACGGTTCTTTATACCTCCTACAAAGTGCAGTGCTGGCCAAATGCGAGGAGACGATGAATATTATACATCCCCTAGCCATTGAATACATACAGAAGCACATTGACTCGCAGGATTCGAATAG CATTCTAAGTCAGAGCGAGGAGCATCAGGGTGTAATGTGGGCTCTGGTGTTCTTCCTGTTGGAGCATGCGGAAGATACACCGCCGGACACGGAAGCGCCGGCCGTGTTGGAATTAGTCCTCTCTCTAGTCACATcccaaaatatttcatacggTTTACATCAAACTCTACTGCAG GGTCTTGAGAGGCTTGTGGCAACGAAGAGCGTCGTCGGCAAGGTCGCCGAGCAGATCGTGAAAGTCGCGATGGACCGGCTGAAGCAACCCAGCCCCCTGCTTGCGTTACCGGCGTTGCAACTTCTGCTGACGTGCATGTACACGGAGGCGGCTGATCGATTGAATCAGCCTGGCGTCGAGGAACCGTTGCCGGATGTGGAACCGGAGACGCTGGTCCGATCTATCGAGCGTACCTCCGCGATATTCGACAAGATCCGCAAGGGACATTCCATGGAAGTGGAGGTGCTGTGCACAGTTCTGTCCTGCCTGCTCGGAGACTTCTTCCCGCCGTCGGAGATCCTCACCAAAGTCATAGGGGAATTCCTGTCCCCGCAGCAGCCGCATCCGAGATTACTCTCGGCCGTTGTCTTCAAA GTCTGTGAGAAAGCGTGTACCTGCACGGAAATGGAGCTCCTTCAAGATTGGGTGGTCTTCAGTTTACCGAATTTCATTCAAAGCTTACCGATGGCAATGTCGACTTGGTGCTTATCCTGTTTCTTTATAAGCGCGTCAACAAATCATTGGTTGAGAGCTTT ATTTCCGTATGTCCAGTCAAGGATAGGAAAATACGAATATGAagacaagaaaatattgtgtATAGCGGCTTCGGATTTTTACCACAAG CTACCCAAGGAATCTCAAAAGAAAGCATTCGTCGAGACTTTCGAGGCTGCCGCGAAGGAACCTGGAACTCCGTTTAGTGATATTCTAGCCTCCTTTTAG